AAGCCGGTTTAGGCCAGATCACAACCGAAATCGCCCCGCTGCAAAACTATAGTTCGGCTGAAGATTATCACCAAGATTATCTGCAAAAGAATCCAAATGGTTACTGCGGCCTGGGTGGCACCAATGTCCCCTATCCCAGTGCAGAAAGCCAAACAAAACCGCAAGCCTCTGTCACCCCCTTGTCGAGCGAGGACTTAAATCAAGCACAACAACTAATCGTGTTTGAAGCCAAAGATTGTGGATTCTGCGATTTATTTAAAGCCGAAGTTCTACAAAACTGGCAAGCTGATGTCGCAGTCACCACCAGCTTATCGTCTGAAGCGCCTAAAGGTTGGCAACTCAGCAAACCTTTATTTGCGACACCAACCATCGTCTTATTCAAAAAAGGTCAAGAAGTCTCACGTTACACCGGTTATAACGGCGATAAACAGCGGTTTTGGCAATGGCTCGGTTTTGAGCTTCTGACACCAGAACAACAACGCATCGCCTTTGAACAAGGTACAGAACGTCCTTTTACTGGCTCGCATTTAGATGAAAAACGTCCGGGCGTCTTTGTCGATCCCATTACCGGCGCCCCACTGTTCCGTACCGATACTAAATTTGAAAGCGGATCGGGTTGGCCCAGCTTTTTTAACCCAGTTGAAGGCGCACTCACGTATCACGAAGATCGCGCCCACGGCATGACTCGTGTCGAAGTGCGTAGTGCAAGCTCAGGCATTCATTTAGGCCATGTGTTTGATGATGGCCCTCCGCCAACCTACAAACGTTACTGCATTAATGGCAACGTGCTAAAGTTTGTTGCGGACGAATAAGAAAACCAAACATGACCCATAAAACTACTCGACACACTAAAACAAACCTTAACAACCTATCCAGACCTTCATACCAGGCCTGGTGGTTCAAATTTAGTTTTCTACTTGCTTTATGGGGCATTTTTTATACGGCGCACGCACAAACCCTAGATTTAAGCGATACACAAATCACGCTACAGGTCACACAAGCCGACCAGCCGGTCGCACGCGTGTTGTGGTTGCCATCGGAATACGGAATTTTGCCGCAAGAAAAGCGACTCGCCCAATCCCTCGCCAAATATGGTCTTGAATCTTGGCATGTGGATTTATATGAAGCCTTGTTTTTATCACCCACCCCGAGCGCGGTGGATGCCGTGCCAACTGAATGGTTAACCGAACTCCTAGTCAAAGCACGTCAAGATGGTTTACCCTTGTATATTGTCGCAACGAACAAAGCCGCTCAATTAGCGGCGCGTGGCTTAGTATCTTTTCAGCAAACACCGCAAGACCAAATCGGATTAATTCTAATCAACCCGAACCTGTACACCCAAACACCCGCTCCCGGCGAACCCCCACAATATTGGCCCGCCAGCCAAAACCTCAATCTGCCGAGCTTTGTGTTACAAGCCGAACTTTCGCCCTGGCGCTGGCAACTGCCCGAGTTGAAAACACAATTATCACAATCCGGTAGCCCAGTATTTATCCAATTACTCCCCCAAGTGCGAGACCGTTTTTATTTTCGTCCAGATGCCTTAGCCATCGAAAAGAATTACAGCGACGGCTTTGCAGATCAACTACTCCAAGCTATGAGATTGCTGACACCTTACATGACTCAAGCTCGCCAAAGCCCCGCGCTTAAAACCAAACAAAATGCCGCCGTTACGACACCATCAACCGAAAAAGATACGTTGCAGACATACTCAGGCCAACAAAATCGACCGCTTAGCCTGCCAAAACTCGCTGGAGGTTCAGTATCTTTAGCCGACCTTAAAGGACAAGTCGTGCTACTGAACTTCTGGGCTAGCTGGTGCCCGCCTTGTTTGCACGAAATGCCCTCAATGACACGCCTAAAAACTCAATTTAAAGAACAGAATTTTGAAATACTCGCCGTAAACCTAGCCGAACAAGCTAAAGATTTTGAACCTTTTTTAAAAGCCAATCCGGTTAACTTTCCGGTATTACTCGACCCACAAGGTCAGGCAATTAAAGATTGGCGCATCATGGCTTACCCCACCACCTACCTAATTGATAAACAAGGCCAAATTCGCTACGCCCTATTCGGCGGAACCGAATGGGATCAGCCACATCATATAGAACGCATCCAACAACTACTCAATGAATAAACCCGACAGATTATGTCAATCACCAGTTTAATCAGCTTAATAGTCGCATTAATGGTTATTGCCGCCAGCCCGGGCCCTGGTGTTTTAATGACCATTACACGCAGTTTGCAAAATGGTTTTCGCGCAGGCGCTTGGGTCGTCGCCGGCATAGTATTAATGGATGTATTGGTTTTAATTTTAACCCTAAGTGGTTTAAGTTTGATCGCGCAGTGGTCACAACCAGGCCTGGTGTTTTTACAATTTTTGGGCGCGCTGTTCCTGATTTGGCTCAGTTGGCAAAGCTGGCATCGCCCAATAATCTTCAAACGCACCGATACCCCACTACCTCAGCACGATTTTTTAGCCGGAATCATTGTCAGCCTAACCAACCCTGTATTTTTTTATCTCGCGTTTTTACCGGCCTTTATAGATGTGTCGGACTTAAACTTCTTAGACAGCCTGCTACTTATTGCCCTTATAGGCGTTTCTTTAAGCTTGGTTTTATTAAGTTACGCATTTGTCGCGGCGCACTTACATACGCAATTACTCAACCATCACAAACAGATCTGGATGAACCGTTTAAGCGCCTTTATTTTTCTAGCGC
The Thiomicrospira pelophila DSM 1534 genome window above contains:
- a CDS encoding LysE family translocator, producing MSITSLISLIVALMVIAASPGPGVLMTITRSLQNGFRAGAWVVAGIVLMDVLVLILTLSGLSLIAQWSQPGLVFLQFLGALFLIWLSWQSWHRPIIFKRTDTPLPQHDFLAGIIVSLTNPVFFYLAFLPAFIDVSDLNFLDSLLLIALIGVSLSLVLLSYAFVAAHLHTQLLNHHKQIWMNRLSAFIFLALAIWLALSSFTALQAN
- the msrA gene encoding peptide-methionine (S)-S-oxide reductase MsrA, giving the protein MTPTQASNPNLESIVLGMGCFWGAERRMGELEGVVNVESGYANGDIEANYEAILQHERALQRGMNANLRNHAEVVKVFFDPNQVSLEQVLIQFWENHNPTQGDRQGNDVGSNYRSAIYFSNDQQRQLAEATRNEYQKALSQAGLGQITTEIAPLQNYSSAEDYHQDYLQKNPNGYCGLGGTNVPYPSAESQTKPQASVTPLSSEDLNQAQQLIVFEAKDCGFCDLFKAEVLQNWQADVAVTTSLSSEAPKGWQLSKPLFATPTIVLFKKGQEVSRYTGYNGDKQRFWQWLGFELLTPEQQRIAFEQGTERPFTGSHLDEKRPGVFVDPITGAPLFRTDTKFESGSGWPSFFNPVEGALTYHEDRAHGMTRVEVRSASSGIHLGHVFDDGPPPTYKRYCINGNVLKFVADE
- a CDS encoding TlpA disulfide reductase family protein, which encodes MTHKTTRHTKTNLNNLSRPSYQAWWFKFSFLLALWGIFYTAHAQTLDLSDTQITLQVTQADQPVARVLWLPSEYGILPQEKRLAQSLAKYGLESWHVDLYEALFLSPTPSAVDAVPTEWLTELLVKARQDGLPLYIVATNKAAQLAARGLVSFQQTPQDQIGLILINPNLYTQTPAPGEPPQYWPASQNLNLPSFVLQAELSPWRWQLPELKTQLSQSGSPVFIQLLPQVRDRFYFRPDALAIEKNYSDGFADQLLQAMRLLTPYMTQARQSPALKTKQNAAVTTPSTEKDTLQTYSGQQNRPLSLPKLAGGSVSLADLKGQVVLLNFWASWCPPCLHEMPSMTRLKTQFKEQNFEILAVNLAEQAKDFEPFLKANPVNFPVLLDPQGQAIKDWRIMAYPTTYLIDKQGQIRYALFGGTEWDQPHHIERIQQLLNE